A window of Zavarzinella sp. contains these coding sequences:
- a CDS encoding rhodanese-like domain-containing protein encodes MDVVTISPQELAAKKNAGQNVEVIDVRTPVEFREMHCTFARNVPLSDLDPKAIVAERNGNADQPLYLICRSGSRGKQACEKFLAAGLTNVVNVEGGTMAWAECGLPVNRGKKAISLERQVRIAAGALVLIGAVLGYLVSPYFIGLSAFVGAGLMFAGITDTCGMGMMLARMPWNKVAGKAGPTCSTK; translated from the coding sequence ATGGATGTGGTAACAATCAGCCCGCAGGAATTAGCAGCGAAGAAAAATGCTGGTCAGAACGTCGAAGTGATTGACGTACGAACACCAGTGGAGTTTCGCGAAATGCACTGTACTTTTGCCCGCAACGTGCCACTTTCGGACCTCGATCCCAAGGCAATTGTGGCAGAACGCAATGGCAACGCCGACCAGCCGCTATATTTGATTTGCCGATCAGGCAGCCGTGGCAAACAAGCTTGCGAGAAGTTTCTGGCTGCCGGCCTGACGAACGTGGTGAACGTGGAAGGCGGCACGATGGCATGGGCTGAATGTGGCCTACCGGTGAATCGTGGCAAAAAGGCAATTTCGCTCGAACGTCAGGTGCGTATCGCAGCCGGGGCACTGGTGCTGATCGGTGCGGTGCTGGGATATCTCGTAAGTCCTTATTTTATCGGCCTTTCCGCTTTTGTCGGTGCGGGGCTGATGTTTGCCGGAATTACAGATACCTGCGGCATGGGAATGATGCTGGCACGCATGCCATGGAACAAAGTGGCAGGTAAGGCAGGCCCCACCTGTTCTACGAAGTGA
- a CDS encoding metalloregulator ArsR/SmtB family transcription factor codes for MIDLEKLANAAECLKILAHPHRLRIVELLLANRLTVGELAEHCEIPNNIASGHLRLMQRCSLLAPERDGRNVYYKITEPCLEKLFGCIRERFAPTEQ; via the coding sequence ATGATTGATCTGGAAAAATTGGCGAATGCGGCAGAGTGCCTGAAAATACTGGCACACCCCCACCGCTTGCGGATTGTGGAATTGCTGCTGGCAAATCGCCTGACCGTGGGGGAACTCGCAGAACACTGCGAAATCCCTAACAACATTGCCTCAGGGCACTTACGTCTGATGCAGCGTTGTAGTCTGCTGGCACCCGAGCGGGATGGCCGCAATGTTTATTACAAGATCACAGAACCGTGCCTCGAGAAGCTTTTTGGGTGCATTCGCGAGCGTTTTGCACCCACGGAACAGTAA
- a CDS encoding WD40 repeat domain-containing protein, translated as MITLKRCYAPLWAISALFCAALSPALQAEEPKTLKLGGIPQYTLTNYQVALSRDGKQLAYRTGVNTISIFDPVTGKLNREVTIDQKEIGESLSFTADGKELVFTSMQKVNRFDATTGKLLLSTGGKEFYNIHRFVWNDDATSIMSYDDNFHFGRVPKQFFWNSKGEIANEETIQHTGVRFQAISGDGKVAVIGSGNHRKEKDTDLPLEEYVAIWNVATRKERARIHLGKGVAPSFLALNRTGRYLVTYTNSPDQLELWDTRFARRIAALGKTPPSIFRCTFSPDDSKFAIQSGQGYIGVFETETGKKVMDYQFGGLTWGLFGNAAAGVGFLANGEILACYGSQNRVFIRNISQKEAPPEQKVVGHTAKIIYTHWSEDGKTLLTVGSDKQVLRWDTATGKLLETVVVEEPQPASWWQGPVTISPDGKFLVVRSVSLAKLYDLEAKKEVATLAFNTRQFYPHWKGFFFSEDGKKVFGMGEAQENRTDFKIVIYGGAVCWNTADGSHVSEFIDMSGGDWQKAFNTQFGKEKLMVNKSAEQLPAIEIGQTIRDPWASSTNIGAQSMGNKITLVKKATKEPIFSTTQNITGEGVSISPDGKRIALPMADFSVVLLDLPTGK; from the coding sequence TTGATTACCTTGAAACGTTGTTATGCCCCACTGTGGGCAATTTCTGCACTGTTCTGTGCTGCACTGTCGCCCGCACTTCAAGCGGAAGAGCCGAAAACCCTGAAGCTCGGTGGGATTCCACAATACACCCTCACCAACTACCAGGTGGCACTATCCCGCGATGGGAAACAGCTTGCTTACCGCACTGGCGTGAACACTATCAGCATTTTTGACCCTGTCACAGGGAAGTTGAATCGGGAAGTAACGATCGATCAGAAGGAAATCGGCGAATCGCTTTCTTTTACTGCCGATGGAAAGGAATTGGTGTTTACATCGATGCAGAAAGTGAATCGATTTGATGCCACCACCGGTAAGTTATTACTGAGTACCGGTGGGAAAGAATTCTACAACATTCATCGGTTTGTGTGGAACGATGATGCTACCAGCATCATGTCTTATGATGATAACTTTCATTTTGGGCGAGTTCCCAAACAATTTTTCTGGAACAGCAAAGGAGAGATTGCCAACGAGGAAACGATTCAGCACACAGGGGTACGTTTTCAGGCAATTTCCGGCGACGGTAAAGTGGCTGTGATTGGATCAGGAAATCATCGCAAGGAAAAAGATACCGATTTGCCGCTGGAAGAGTATGTTGCAATCTGGAATGTGGCAACACGCAAGGAAAGAGCACGCATCCACCTGGGTAAAGGGGTCGCTCCGTCGTTTCTGGCTCTGAACCGCACCGGTCGATATTTGGTTACCTACACCAATTCACCCGATCAATTGGAATTGTGGGATACCAGATTCGCCCGCAGGATTGCCGCTCTGGGCAAGACTCCCCCCAGCATTTTTCGGTGCACCTTTTCTCCAGACGATTCCAAGTTCGCTATTCAGTCCGGCCAAGGTTACATTGGCGTGTTCGAAACTGAAACAGGTAAGAAGGTAATGGATTATCAGTTTGGTGGGCTGACGTGGGGTCTGTTTGGTAATGCAGCCGCAGGTGTTGGTTTTCTGGCCAATGGTGAAATTCTTGCGTGCTACGGTTCCCAAAATAGAGTCTTTATCAGAAACATCAGCCAGAAAGAGGCACCACCCGAACAGAAAGTGGTGGGGCACACAGCGAAGATTATTTACACTCACTGGTCGGAAGATGGAAAAACCCTTTTAACGGTGGGGTCCGACAAACAGGTGCTGCGCTGGGATACTGCCACAGGTAAATTGCTGGAAACCGTAGTGGTTGAAGAACCACAGCCAGCTTCCTGGTGGCAAGGTCCGGTAACGATCAGTCCGGATGGTAAATTCCTGGTAGTGCGTTCGGTTTCACTGGCGAAACTGTACGATCTGGAAGCAAAAAAAGAAGTGGCAACACTGGCTTTCAATACACGCCAATTTTACCCTCACTGGAAAGGGTTTTTCTTTTCGGAAGATGGCAAGAAAGTATTTGGCATGGGGGAAGCCCAGGAAAACCGAACCGATTTCAAAATTGTCATCTATGGTGGGGCAGTTTGCTGGAATACGGCCGATGGTTCCCATGTATCGGAATTCATTGATATGAGTGGCGGCGATTGGCAAAAAGCGTTCAATACCCAGTTTGGCAAAGAAAAGCTGATGGTGAATAAATCTGCCGAACAATTGCCCGCAATAGAGATTGGACAAACCATCCGCGATCCCTGGGCATCCAGCACCAATATCGGGGCACAATCGATGGGAAACAAAATAACTCTTGTGAAGAAAGCCACCAAGGAACCGATCTTTTCCACCACGCAAAACATTACGGGTGAAGGAGTCAGCATCAGTCCGGATGGCAAGCGGATTGCACTGCCGATGGCGGATTTCAGCGTTGTTCTGCTGGATCTGCCCACGGGGAAGTAA
- a CDS encoding GDSL-type esterase/lipase family protein, whose amino-acid sequence MKNSLRMWCVFAVVAGTCVVPASTWAQSKATVTPRERKDKFAADRHQKFVKIAQAGGVDVLFLGDSITQGWEGNGKEQWAKHFAPLKAANFGIGGDRTEDIIWRITEGKELEGITPKVCVLMIGTNNSGANTPEDIAAGVTKIVELLRSKKPEMKVLLLGVFPRSGVNAKTLKMADRVAADELNKKIPAINEIIKKLDDGKMVKYLDINKKFLNADGALLKSVMPDFLHLSKDGYAIWAEAIVSEVNAMLK is encoded by the coding sequence ATGAAAAATTCTTTGAGAATGTGGTGTGTGTTTGCTGTTGTGGCAGGCACCTGTGTTGTTCCGGCAAGTACGTGGGCCCAGAGTAAGGCCACCGTTACCCCACGTGAACGCAAAGACAAGTTTGCTGCCGATCGCCACCAGAAGTTCGTGAAAATTGCTCAGGCAGGTGGTGTGGATGTGCTGTTTCTGGGTGATTCGATCACCCAGGGGTGGGAAGGAAATGGCAAAGAACAATGGGCAAAGCATTTTGCTCCGTTAAAAGCGGCAAATTTCGGCATAGGTGGGGATCGCACCGAAGATATTATCTGGCGAATCACCGAAGGTAAAGAACTGGAAGGCATTACCCCCAAGGTATGTGTGCTGATGATTGGCACCAACAATTCCGGTGCTAATACTCCGGAAGATATTGCTGCTGGTGTTACTAAAATTGTGGAACTGCTCCGCAGCAAAAAGCCAGAAATGAAGGTGCTGCTGCTGGGTGTATTCCCACGTTCGGGCGTGAATGCCAAAACCCTGAAAATGGCAGATCGCGTTGCCGCAGATGAACTGAACAAAAAGATCCCGGCAATCAACGAAATCATTAAGAAACTGGATGATGGCAAAATGGTGAAATACCTCGACATCAACAAGAAGTTCCTGAATGCCGATGGTGCGTTGCTGAAAAGCGTGATGCCCGATTTCCTGCACCTGTCGAAAGATGGATATGCCATCTGGGCAGAAGCAATCGTCAGCGAAGTAAATGCAATGCTGAAGTAA
- a CDS encoding purine-nucleoside phosphorylase → MLYDQIQEAVAKIQATWTGTPTIGIILGTGLGGLIKEIDVQASLHYSEIPHFPQSTVQSHKGQLSFGTLGGKTVVAMEGRFHFYEGYTMQQITFPVRVMKALGCTTLIVSNACGGMNPQYEKGDIMVIEDHINLMGDNPLIGPNDERLGERFPDMCHVYDPVLLRVARTVAMEEQIRLQQGVYVAVSGPNLETRAEYRFLRTIGADVVGMSTVPEAIVAVHGKMKVLGFSAITDMCLPDALEPVSLPEILATAATAEKSLRKLVGKVVAKI, encoded by the coding sequence ATGCTTTACGATCAGATTCAGGAAGCGGTAGCAAAGATCCAGGCAACGTGGACCGGTACACCCACGATCGGCATTATTCTGGGTACTGGCCTGGGTGGATTGATAAAGGAAATCGATGTGCAGGCCAGCCTGCACTATTCAGAAATCCCCCACTTCCCGCAATCGACGGTGCAATCCCACAAAGGACAATTGTCGTTTGGCACGCTGGGTGGCAAAACCGTCGTGGCAATGGAAGGTCGTTTCCATTTCTATGAAGGCTATACCATGCAGCAGATCACCTTTCCTGTGCGGGTGATGAAGGCATTGGGTTGCACCACGTTAATTGTCAGCAATGCGTGCGGCGGGATGAATCCCCAGTATGAAAAAGGCGATATCATGGTCATTGAAGACCACATCAACCTGATGGGTGATAACCCACTGATTGGGCCCAATGATGAGCGCCTGGGCGAGCGTTTTCCTGATATGTGCCATGTCTACGACCCCGTGTTGTTGCGAGTGGCACGCACGGTAGCGATGGAAGAGCAGATCCGCTTACAGCAGGGGGTTTATGTGGCAGTATCTGGCCCCAACCTGGAAACGCGGGCCGAATATCGTTTCCTTCGCACCATTGGAGCCGATGTGGTTGGAATGTCAACGGTTCCCGAAGCGATTGTTGCTGTGCATGGCAAAATGAAAGTGCTGGGCTTCAGTGCCATTACAGATATGTGCCTGCCAGACGCACTGGAACCAGTCAGTCTGCCGGAAATCCTGGCCACTGCTGCAACTGCAGAGAAGTCGTTACGGAAGCTGGTGGGTAAGGTTGTGGCTAAGATCTGA
- the metF gene encoding methylenetetrahydrofolate reductase [NAD(P)H] — MHIQDIFERDSTTFSFEFFPPKDDQAANELFRTIANLQQLKPSFVSVTYGAGGSTRERTHDLVVRIIRETHLTAVSHLTSVCHTLDEIGQILDRYAAEGVHNILALRGDPPRNMPHYKRSDDAFQYASELVSFIRNRTTVPGPRGFGIGVAGFPEGHPEMPNRLKEIDFLKAKIDAGADYICTQLFFDNRDFLDFRERCELAGIKVPIIAGIMPVATRAGLTRMAELALGARIPAKLLKAISRCADDESVAQVGIHWATEQCRDLLDNQVRGIHFYTLNKSDASIQIYHHLGVSDSQALRG; from the coding sequence ATGCACATACAAGATATATTCGAACGAGACAGCACCACATTCAGCTTTGAATTCTTCCCACCGAAGGATGATCAGGCGGCCAATGAACTGTTTCGTACCATTGCTAATCTGCAACAGTTGAAACCATCGTTTGTTTCGGTCACGTACGGTGCAGGTGGCTCCACTCGGGAACGCACGCACGATCTGGTGGTGCGGATCATACGGGAAACCCACCTGACAGCGGTCTCTCACCTGACGAGTGTGTGCCACACTTTGGACGAAATCGGCCAGATTCTCGACCGTTACGCTGCCGAAGGGGTGCACAATATTCTGGCACTGCGTGGCGATCCACCTCGCAACATGCCCCACTACAAACGCAGTGATGATGCCTTTCAATACGCATCGGAGCTGGTCAGCTTCATTCGCAATCGTACCACGGTGCCCGGCCCACGTGGCTTTGGCATTGGTGTGGCAGGATTTCCGGAAGGCCATCCTGAAATGCCCAACCGCTTAAAGGAAATTGATTTCCTGAAAGCCAAAATCGATGCGGGGGCAGATTACATCTGCACGCAGCTATTTTTTGATAACCGAGACTTTCTGGATTTCCGCGAACGGTGCGAGCTGGCTGGCATCAAAGTGCCAATTATTGCCGGAATTATGCCTGTTGCCACGCGAGCTGGTTTGACAAGAATGGCGGAACTGGCCCTGGGTGCACGCATTCCCGCCAAGTTGCTGAAAGCGATCAGTCGCTGTGCCGATGATGAATCGGTTGCCCAGGTGGGGATTCACTGGGCCACCGAGCAATGCCGCGACCTGCTGGACAATCAGGTGCGTGGCATCCACTTCTACACGCTCAACAAGTCCGACGCCAGCATCCAGATCTACCACCACCTCGGCGTCAGCGACTCCCAGGCCCTCCGGGGGTAG